A genomic stretch from Miscanthus floridulus cultivar M001 unplaced genomic scaffold, ASM1932011v1 fs_434_1_2, whole genome shotgun sequence includes:
- the LOC136531761 gene encoding small ribosomal subunit protein uS3x: MATQISKKKKFVSDGVFYAELNEMLTRELAEDGYSGVEVRVTPMRTEIIIRATRTQNVLGEKGRRIRELTSVVQKRFNFPENGVELYAEKVVNRGLCAIAQAESLRYKLLGGLAVRRACYGVLRFVMESGAKGCEVIVSGKLRAQRAKSMKFKDGYMISSGQPVNEYIDSAVRHVLLRQGVLGIKVKIMLDWDPKGKVGPITPLPDLVTIHTPKDEDELRPPVLAPEV; the protein is encoded by the exons ATGGCGACCCAgatcagcaagaagaagaag TTCGTCAGCGACGGTGTGTTCTACGCCGAGCTCAACGAGATGCTGACGCGGGAGCTGGCGGAGGACGGCTACTCCGGCGTGGAGGTGCGCGTCACGCCGATGCGCACGGAGATCATCATCCGCGCCACGCGCACGCAGAACGTGCTCGGCGAGAAGGGCCGCAGGATCAGGGAGCTCACCTCCGTCGTCCAGAAGAGGTTCAACTTTCCCGAGAACGGCGTCGAGCTCTACGCCGAGAAGGTCGTCAACCGCGGCCTCTGCGCCATCGCGCAGGCTGAGTCCCTCCGCTACAAGCTCCTCGGAGGCCTTGCCGTCCGGAG GGCTTGCTATGGTGTTCTTCGCTTTGTTATGGAGAGTGGTGCCAAGGGTTGTGAG GTTATTGTGAGTGGAAAGCTCAGGGCCCAAAGAGCCAAGTCCATGAAATTCAAGGATGGCTACATGATCTCATCTGGTCAGCCAGTTAACGAGTACATTGACTCAGCTGTGAGACACGTCCTTCTCAGACAG GGTGTTCTGGGTATCAAGGTGAAGATCATGCTCGACTGGGACCCAAAGGGAAAGGTTGGCCCTATCACCCCTCTTCCGGACCTGGTGACCATCCACACCCCTAAGGATGAGGATGAGCTGCGACCTCCGGTCTTGGCACCTGAGGTCTAA